In Marispirochaeta sp., the genomic window CGCCGGCCCTGGACTGATGATTGTTGAGGCCACCGCCGTATCGCCCGACGGAAAACTTCACAAGAACCAGCTGGGAATCTTTGAAGACCGGCATATACAAGGTCTATCACGTCTTGCCGGAACCATTCGCAAAACCGGAGCGCTGCCGGGAATCCAGATTAATCACGCCGGAGGACGATCCACTTCGGAATGGAACTGGGGGCTTCCTCCCCTTGCTCCCTCCACAGACGGCAGTATCAAACCCGACAGCCCTGAATGCCGAACCCTTACAATCGATGATATCAAACGAATTCAGACAGATTTTGTTGCCGCTGCCAGGCGGGCGGTTACAGCCGGCTTTGAGTATATCGAGCTGCACTACGCCCACGGATATCTGGGCAGCCAGTTTCTCTCTCCTCTGACCAATACCAGGACCGACGAGTACGGCGGTAGTCTTGAGAATCGGCAGCGTTTTCTGATTGAAACCTACCGCGCCTGCCGGGATGCTGTTGGCGATTCGACTCTTTTAAGCTGCCGCCTGGGAATCATCGACAAGGATGAGGACGGCCTTAGCCTGGAAGAGGGTATCGACACAGCCTGCAGACTGGAAGCCGAAGGGGCCCCGATTTTGCACATATCCCGGGCTCATGGGGTTCCCGATTCTGTGCGTCCCGAGGGGAGCAGCTTCGATCCGCTGCTGCATCTGGCGGGAAAAGCGCGGCCGAAATTAAAAATACCCGTCATCGGTATCGGCGGAATCCTTACACCTGCGGAAGCGGAGCGGGCTGTAAACAAAGGGGTCACCGATCTTGCGGCAGTGGGACGGGGAATCCTGGCAGATCCCCAGTGGGCATTGAAAGTGATTAAAGATGCAGAAGATTCCATACACATCTGCCGTCGCTGTAATCCGTGTTTCTGGTATAAAACTCCGGAAAAGTGTCCTTCCCGGATTGCAGCGGGGAATACGATCTGACCAATGAGCAGAGAAGCCATGAAGAATCTTGATGAGCTGAAGATCCGGTCTCCCGGAATAGACGATCTTGCGGCGATTTTCCATATCGGCGAGAGGGTTTTTACTTCCCAGAATTATTCCAACCTGTACCGTACCTGGGACGAATACGAGGTCACAAACCTCTTTAATTCCGAATCAGAGCACATGCTGGTGGCGGACCTGAACCGCAGGGTAATCGGTTTTGCAATGGGAACAACTATAGAAAAGGCCCGATCGGCCTGGACCTATGGTCATCTGCTGTGGCTCGGGGTGGACCCCGCCTTCGCCGCCCGGGGTATCGGGGGAATGCTTTTTGACCGGTTTCGTAAAATCATGGAAGAAGAGGGAATCCGCATGCTCCTGGTGGACACCCAGGCCGATAACGAAGAGGCCATCCGCTTCTTTGAGCGCAGAGGATTTGAGAATCCGGTTGACCACATTTACATGACCCTTAACCTGCAGAATTACCAGAAGGAGTCCCGCTGATGGCAGAATTCCAGGTAGCCCGCAAACGGCTCTACTCACTCTTTAAGGATATGGTGGACATATACAGCCCCTCCGGCAAGGAGGAGGAGCTGACGGATTACCTTGAAGAATATCTGCGTCAGCGGGGACTCACCGTGCGCCGGCAAACGGTGGACGAAGGAAGAGACAACCTGATAATAGGTTCCGGGACCATAACGGAGGACCTGCTCTTTCTGGGGCACATAGATACCGTTCCCGCCTTTGATATTGAACAGTTCGAGTTCAGTCAGTCAGGAGGCCGCTGTTACGGCCTGGGCACCGCTGACATGAAAAGCGGCTGCGCTGCAATGATCGAGGGTTTCATCAGTGCCCAGGAGAAAGGCTACTTGCCGGAAACCGCCACCCTTGCGCTGGTTGTCGGTGAGGAAGAGAGCGGTGACGGGACCACCGCGCTGCTGGAAAAGTTCAGCTTTAAGGAAGCCCTGGTGGCGGAACCCACAGGGCTTCAGCCCTGTCTGGAACATTTTGGTTATGTGGAAATGCTGGTACGGACCTACGGGTACCGCCGCCATGCAGCCATGGCCAGCCGGGAGACCAACGCCGTCCGCTGTATGCTCAATTATCTTTTGCGCCTGGAAGACCGAATCGAGGAAGAAGCGGAAACACGCATCAATATCCGGGACCTCCACAGTTCCGAGTCCGGCTTTGCGGTCCCCGACCAGTGTGCCGCCGCGGTGGATCTGCACATTCCTCCGGGTTTTGCCTCCAGTGATTACGCCGCTGTCCTGCAGGAATTTTCCATCGAGCATCTGAACACCACCGGAGCCTCCCATTACGAAATTGAATTCCCGACCCGTACCGACGGGTTTATTATAAAAGAATCCGCCTCCCTGGTGGAAACTCTCAAGCACGTCTACCGGGAATCGAGCATAGACTGGAAACCCGCCGCGTTCCGCAGCCACTCCGATGCCAATCTTTTACGGGATTCCGGCTGCGGCGCCCTGATCCTCGGGCCGGGACAGCTTTCTCTGGCTCATACCATCGATGAATCCGTAGACTTTGAAGAGGTGGTCCGGGCCTCCCGGATTTACACCATGCTGCTGAAGAGCCTAGGAATTTCGTCATAGTTTGTCATAGACTAAAAAATCATACAGATTTCCGATTCCTCATAATCAACCGGAACCTTAGGGTAGGAGCATCACAACGCCTTGGAGGATAACATGAAGGCTACCTACCGTGTTGGTATTATTTTGAGTGTAATTGCAGTATTGGCAGCACCCCTGCCCTGCCAGTCTCCGCCGGACCATAAAGCATCAGCATTATGGTCGGTCCAGCTGGAAGCCGGGGCCGGGAACAGCGGAGGAGAAGGCACACTGGAGTATGGTGCCGCCGTCAGCCGTGAAATCCGACACTGGCTGGACATCGGCGCAGCTGTTCGGGGTTTGAGCCGGATAGACCACGGAATGAAGGATAACCTGAGCAGGGAGTACCACATGGAAACTGCTTACGCGGCACTGCGCCTGCGGCCGAAGATGGAACCTGTGCCGGGAGTAGAGCTTGCCATGCCGCTGGAAATGGGCTCCGGTATGCTTACCTACCGCTATGAACATGAATATGCCGAGGATATGCGCTGGAGCGAGGAGATCCTCGATCAGCTGAACTACGCAGTCTATTCCGCCGGCATAGAGAGCCTGTTCCGCCTGGTCCGCCATTATTCCCTGGTAATCCGCGGCGGATACAGGATAACCAGCCCCATCCGAACCGATCTTGCAGAAACCGATGAACTTTCCGGATTCTGGAGCGATCTGGGGGTCTCGTACCGATTTTAGATATCCGGATGCCCGCCTGTATACCCGGGTTGGAAAGGCTATTTACAGGCTCTCCGCCCTGACGTCCTATTCTTCCTGATATGCGGCATCTTGTGCTGTTTCTCTACTTTCTGTTTCTCTCCTCAGGTTTCGCGGGAATCATCATGATCACCGTACTATGGAGACGTTTAGGCCACCTGTTTCTTGGATGGATAGCCGCGGTCCTTGCGACCTTCACGGTCTGGCTTCTGATAAGCGCGGTAATCTATTACATTGAACACATTGTACATTTTTCCACGGGACGGTTCCTGGGCCCCTTCAATCTGCTGATGGGTACTCTGGCTTACATCTTTCTGTTGTGCGCCAGATTGAGCTCTCCCGTCCCCATAAAAAAGGCAGAGTTTATTATTGCGCTTTCTCCCATGCTGCTGTATTACCTTCTTCTGGTACTTGGAGGTACCGCGGTACCCGCCATCTTTACTCTTGCCAAAACCCACCCTCTTCCATTCATGGTTCTCAATGTGGCCGCCGGTTCGATCTTTGTTTTTTACATCGGCCGCGGGTTTCTGCAGGCCGCCGGCAACGTACAACAGGAAACAGCCTCGTTTATCCTGCGCTGGTACGGTTTTTCACTGCTGATATTCGGTGCCGCCATTCTGGTGTTGAGCCTGGGACTGGCCCTGTTGGGCATCCAGGCAGGTCCGGTGGTAATGCTGGAGTTCTTTTTCTTTTTCCTCCTGAATATGGTTACCGTAACCGCCTTTATCCGCTACCTGATGCGGCCTAATGCTTTTGTAGTGTCCCGAACCGTGGGGATGGATAATCTTCAGTCCGCTAAAATACCGGAAAATTGGATAAAATTCCGACAGGACAATAGATTTGAATGTAATTCCTGGATATTCAAAGGTTTATCGTAACTCTATCCCCACGGTTCTGAACACTACTTAATGCTTTCATAGAAGAGGGTAGAATCAGCGAGCAGTTTCTAAAGGAGTTCAGAATATCCGGGCGCGAAGCCGAAGTTATCGAGATGCTCTCCCGGGGTATGAGCAACAAGGAGATTGCAGACCGCCTCTGTGTCAGTTTTCCAACCATAAGGACCCATGTTTACAACATTTTTAAAAAGACCGGCGCTTCCAGCAGGGTTGAACTGCTGCGGATTGCCTCGAGCTACCGTCAGTAGGGAGATATCACAGGTAATGTGTTCACATGACAGGGGGAATGTTGATTCATGAGGCTTCTGTTATGCTGGTTCTTTTGAACGGTATGCGTCTGCTGCGGCTTGCCGCGTGAGAGCCGACCGCAACTCCTTTGAGAGGGTCAGTCCTCCGAGCGAAAACGCACCAGGGGATACACCAGGGCCGGGATAAGAGCAATCAGCAACATAGCAGGTCCCAGGCCAAAACGGTCGGCTATAAGACCGAAAAGGGGAGAAAAAGCGGCAACCATTAGAGTCTTGAGCTGGCTTTCTCCGGAGAGTCCAGTAGCCATAACGGAACCCTTTATACGGTCGCTGACAAACCCAAGGGTAGCAGGGCGGCGGAGATTCTCCAGCAGATAGTAGATTACAAAAAGTGTAACCGCAAGAGCCGGAATACCCGCGTTCAGAAAAACAGCGATCCCCAGAATAGCAAGAACACCGCTGATGTAGGTTACATTGAGCCCCGCAATTCTGTTCGGAAATAATGAATGAAACCGGGATGCCCGGCTGCTGGCGACACTGGTTAGCAGGTAGAGAATCGTATAGATCACCCCCGACATGATGGCAACCCGCTTGTTCCCCTCCAGAGCGGTAAAAAACGGCAGCGCCAGGGCCAGATTCTTGAGTATGGGCTGAACGTAATCCTTGACGGTTTTAAATACTCCGTCAAAAAGGCTGGAATTGATCAGAGCCCGCCGAATCTTCGGTTCGGTGAACAGTCCGATAAAGTTCTTTACCGTGGCAACCACATCCTTCCAGCCCTTTTCCCGTTGTTCTTCGCTGCATTCTTCCTCATCGCAGGAAAAATCCAGTTCCCGCGGGTAGCTGGCAATAAGGGCCATTCCCGCCAGATAAGGAACAATGCTCCAGAGAAAAACCGAACGGTAGCTGCCGGAAAAGAAA contains:
- a CDS encoding NADH:flavin oxidoreductase; translation: MSYPTLLSPFQVADVTLKNRIVMPPMVIWKSGEDAEVRDIHRKHYASSAGPGLMIVEATAVSPDGKLHKNQLGIFEDRHIQGLSRLAGTIRKTGALPGIQINHAGGRSTSEWNWGLPPLAPSTDGSIKPDSPECRTLTIDDIKRIQTDFVAAARRAVTAGFEYIELHYAHGYLGSQFLSPLTNTRTDEYGGSLENRQRFLIETYRACRDAVGDSTLLSCRLGIIDKDEDGLSLEEGIDTACRLEAEGAPILHISRAHGVPDSVRPEGSSFDPLLHLAGKARPKLKIPVIGIGGILTPAEAERAVNKGVTDLAAVGRGILADPQWALKVIKDAEDSIHICRRCNPCFWYKTPEKCPSRIAAGNTI
- a CDS encoding GNAT family N-acetyltransferase; the protein is MKNLDELKIRSPGIDDLAAIFHIGERVFTSQNYSNLYRTWDEYEVTNLFNSESEHMLVADLNRRVIGFAMGTTIEKARSAWTYGHLLWLGVDPAFAARGIGGMLFDRFRKIMEEEGIRMLLVDTQADNEEAIRFFERRGFENPVDHIYMTLNLQNYQKESR
- a CDS encoding M20/M25/M40 family metallo-hydrolase, encoding MAEFQVARKRLYSLFKDMVDIYSPSGKEEELTDYLEEYLRQRGLTVRRQTVDEGRDNLIIGSGTITEDLLFLGHIDTVPAFDIEQFEFSQSGGRCYGLGTADMKSGCAAMIEGFISAQEKGYLPETATLALVVGEEESGDGTTALLEKFSFKEALVAEPTGLQPCLEHFGYVEMLVRTYGYRRHAAMASRETNAVRCMLNYLLRLEDRIEEEAETRINIRDLHSSESGFAVPDQCAAAVDLHIPPGFASSDYAAVLQEFSIEHLNTTGASHYEIEFPTRTDGFIIKESASLVETLKHVYRESSIDWKPAAFRSHSDANLLRDSGCGALILGPGQLSLAHTIDESVDFEEVVRASRIYTMLLKSLGISS
- a CDS encoding helix-turn-helix transcriptional regulator, which produces MSGREAEVIEMLSRGMSNKEIADRLCVSFPTIRTHVYNIFKKTGASSRVELLRIASSYRQ
- a CDS encoding MFS transporter, producing MTEFKRDLQYWKFSLYGFVKNLQFFDPFLILFFREMGISFFQIGVLYSVREIITNITEIPTGIIADTLGRRSAMLFAFGFYIVSFALFYLFPSYWVYIGAMVFFALGESFRSGTHKAMIMEYLNIHNMADKKVAYYGNTRAWSQRGSAISAIIAALLVFFSGSYRSVFLWSIVPYLAGMALIASYPRELDFSCDEEECSEEQREKGWKDVVATVKNFIGLFTEPKIRRALINSSLFDGVFKTVKDYVQPILKNLALALPFFTALEGNKRVAIMSGVIYTILYLLTSVASSRASRFHSLFPNRIAGLNVTYISGVLAILGIAVFLNAGIPALAVTLFVIYYLLENLRRPATLGFVSDRIKGSVMATGLSGESQLKTLMVAAFSPLFGLIADRFGLGPAMLLIALIPALVYPLVRFRSED